In one Nicotiana sylvestris chromosome 8, ASM39365v2, whole genome shotgun sequence genomic region, the following are encoded:
- the LOC138874435 gene encoding uncharacterized protein yields the protein MGFFKSTFSFVVGTGFGVYLAQNYNVPNIQKLVNTGLVIAKHLEENYRKPKNRADDEDL from the coding sequence ATGGGATTTTTCAAAAGCACATTCTCGTTCGTTGTGGGTACGGGTTTCGGAGTGTACTTGGCCCAAAACTACAACGTCCCCAATATCCAGAAGCTCGTTAACACTGGCCTTGTCATCGCCAAGCATCTTGAAGAGAATTATCGTAAACCGAAAAACAGGGCAGATGATGAAGATTTGTAA